The Streptomyces luteogriseus genome includes a window with the following:
- the uvrA gene encoding excinuclease ABC subunit UvrA: MNKDATDPFVHVRGASENNLRNIDLDVPRDAMVAFTGVSGSGKSSLAFGTLYAEAQRRYFESVAPYARRLLHQVGAPHVQEITGLPPAVALQQRRGSPSSRSTVGTITTLSNLLRMLYSRAGTYPPGAARLEAESFSPNTAAGACPECHGLGVVHDVAEDLLVPDPSLSIREGAIAAWPGAWQGANLRSVVKGLGIDIDRPWRRLRKKDRDWLLYTDEQPSVYIEPEEERVDYGYQGKFWSARKHVMHVLADSKSEKMRERALRFVRSVPCPECHGSGLRPEALAVTFAGRSIAEINAMPLTEVVALLRPVAGRSEADATTSTARSGETTEVAVRICGDLVARIDVLLDLGLGYLSLGRRSTTLSPGEAQRLRIATQLRSGLFGVVYVLDEPSAGLHPADAEPLLDVLDRLKAAGNSLFVVEHDMDVVRRADWVVDIGPGAGEGGGRVLYSGPVAGLERVGESATGQYLFGRAQPLDHRPRTPHGWLHLSGVSRHNLHDVSVDVPLCVLTAVTGVSGSGKSTLVTQVLAEVVRGHLGLVPEEPDEAQLEVDVQDTSGVESFDRLVLVDQRPIGRTPRSNLATYTGLFDAVRKLYAATDEARARGYSAGRFSFNVPEGRCETCQGEGFVAVELLFLPGTYAPCPTCRGARYNAETLEVTYRGKNIAEVLALSVDAAAEFLSAVPAASRSLETLREVGLGYLRLGQPATELSGGEAQRIKLATELQRARRGHALYLLDEPTAGLHPSDIALLLRQLHRLVDAGNTVVLVEHDLDTVATADWVIDLGPGGGDAGGRVVAAGPPAKVARTRRSATAPYLAARLARS; this comes from the coding sequence GTGAACAAGGACGCGACCGACCCTTTCGTGCATGTCCGGGGCGCCAGTGAGAACAACCTGCGGAACATCGATCTCGACGTTCCGCGGGACGCGATGGTCGCCTTCACCGGCGTCTCCGGTTCGGGCAAGTCCTCGCTCGCGTTCGGCACGCTCTACGCGGAGGCCCAGCGGCGCTACTTCGAGTCCGTAGCACCGTACGCCCGAAGGCTGTTGCACCAGGTCGGCGCACCGCACGTGCAGGAAATCACCGGACTGCCACCGGCTGTGGCCCTGCAGCAGCGACGCGGGTCGCCCAGCTCGCGCTCGACGGTCGGCACCATCACCACGCTGTCCAATCTGCTGCGCATGCTGTACTCCCGCGCCGGCACCTATCCGCCCGGGGCCGCACGGCTGGAAGCCGAGTCGTTCTCACCCAACACCGCGGCCGGCGCCTGCCCGGAGTGCCACGGCCTGGGCGTCGTGCACGACGTCGCCGAGGACCTGCTCGTCCCGGACCCCTCGCTGAGCATCCGCGAGGGGGCGATCGCCGCCTGGCCGGGCGCCTGGCAGGGCGCCAACCTGCGCAGTGTCGTGAAAGGCCTGGGGATCGACATCGACCGACCGTGGCGCAGGCTCAGGAAGAAGGACCGGGACTGGCTGCTGTACACGGACGAGCAGCCCTCCGTGTACATCGAGCCGGAGGAGGAGCGCGTCGACTACGGCTACCAGGGAAAATTCTGGAGCGCCCGCAAGCACGTCATGCACGTCCTCGCCGACTCCAAGAGCGAGAAGATGCGCGAACGGGCGCTCCGGTTCGTCAGGAGTGTGCCCTGCCCCGAGTGTCACGGCAGCGGACTGCGGCCCGAGGCGCTCGCCGTGACCTTCGCCGGACGTTCCATCGCCGAGATCAACGCGATGCCGCTCACCGAGGTGGTGGCGCTGCTGCGGCCCGTCGCCGGGCGGTCCGAGGCCGACGCCACCACGTCGACCGCCCGCTCCGGGGAGACGACCGAGGTCGCGGTCCGGATCTGCGGCGATCTGGTCGCGCGGATCGACGTGCTGCTCGACCTGGGCCTCGGATATCTCAGCCTCGGGCGCCGCTCGACGACCCTGTCGCCCGGCGAGGCGCAGCGCCTGCGGATCGCCACCCAGCTGCGCTCGGGGCTGTTCGGCGTCGTCTACGTCCTCGACGAACCGTCCGCGGGCCTGCACCCGGCTGACGCGGAACCGCTGCTGGACGTGCTGGACCGCCTGAAGGCGGCGGGCAACTCGCTGTTCGTCGTGGAGCACGACATGGACGTCGTACGGCGGGCGGACTGGGTGGTCGACATCGGCCCCGGCGCGGGCGAGGGCGGCGGACGCGTGCTGTACAGCGGCCCGGTCGCCGGTCTTGAGCGGGTCGGGGAGTCGGCCACGGGCCAGTACCTGTTCGGGCGCGCCCAGCCGCTCGATCACCGCCCGCGCACACCGCACGGCTGGCTGCACCTGAGCGGCGTCTCCCGCCACAATCTGCACGATGTGTCCGTCGACGTACCGCTCTGCGTACTGACGGCGGTGACGGGCGTGTCCGGTTCCGGGAAGTCGACGCTGGTGACGCAAGTGCTTGCCGAGGTCGTCCGCGGCCACCTCGGACTCGTACCCGAGGAGCCCGACGAGGCGCAGCTGGAGGTCGACGTCCAGGACACGTCGGGGGTCGAGTCGTTCGACCGGCTGGTCCTGGTCGACCAACGGCCCATCGGCCGAACTCCCCGGTCCAACCTGGCCACGTACACGGGGCTGTTCGACGCGGTGCGCAAGCTGTACGCGGCGACGGACGAGGCCCGGGCGCGCGGCTACTCGGCCGGGCGGTTCTCCTTCAACGTGCCCGAAGGGCGGTGCGAGACCTGCCAGGGCGAGGGATTCGTCGCGGTGGAACTGCTGTTCCTGCCCGGCACCTACGCGCCGTGCCCGACCTGCCGGGGCGCCCGGTACAACGCCGAAACGCTGGAAGTCACCTACCGCGGCAAGAACATCGCGGAAGTACTGGCGCTGTCCGTCGACGCCGCCGCCGAGTTCCTGTCCGCCGTCCCGGCCGCCTCCCGCAGTCTGGAGACGTTGCGCGAGGTGGGACTAGGGTACCTGCGGCTGGGCCAGCCCGCGACGGAACTCAGCGGTGGTGAAGCGCAGCGCATCAAACTGGCCACCGAACTGCAGCGAGCCCGCCGCGGGCACGCGCTCTACCTGCTCGACGAGCCGACGGCGGGGCTGCACCCCTCGGACATCGCGCTGTTGCTGCGACAGCTGCACCGGCTCGTCGACGCCGGCAACACGGTCGTCCTCGTCGAGCACGACCTGGACACGGTCGCCACCGCCGACTGGGTCATCGACCTCGGGCCGGGCGGCGGCGACGCGGGTGGGCGGGTGGTCGCAGCGGGCCCGCCGGCCAAGGTGGCGAGGACCCGCCGCAGCGCCACCGCGCCCTATCTCGCGGCCCGGCTCGCGCGCTCCTGA
- a CDS encoding alpha/beta fold hydrolase, whose translation MTVSYRQPGVVLTDHRFTVPLDHDRPGGETIELYAREVVASDKTHLDLPWLLYLQGGPGFGADRSVGRPGWLGRALKEYRVLLLDQRGTGHSTPANRQTLPLRGGPAEQADYLTHFRADSIVRDCEAIRAELTGGKPWTVLGQSFGGFCVTSYLSLAPEGLATAVITGGLPALDAHADDVYRAAYPRIERKVAAHYARYPQDTERARRIADHLLHHDVVLPNGYRLTVEAFQSLGIVLGTGDGTHRLHYLLENAFVRTPQGSTLSDAFQEQVQAMLSYARHPLYALVHESIYGQDDRPTAWSAERVRAEFPQFDAAKALAGDEPLLFTGESIHPWMFDCDPALRPLRETADLLAARTDWTPLYDPARLATTTVPVVAAVYHDDMYVDTAHSLRTARTIRGLRTWITDEFEHDGIRTGGPRVLDRLLTLVRGEA comes from the coding sequence TTGACCGTCAGCTACCGCCAGCCCGGAGTCGTCCTCACCGACCACCGCTTCACCGTCCCCCTCGACCACGACCGCCCCGGGGGCGAGACGATCGAGCTGTACGCCCGCGAGGTCGTCGCGAGCGACAAGACGCACCTGGACCTGCCGTGGCTGCTCTACCTCCAGGGCGGCCCCGGCTTCGGCGCGGACCGCTCCGTCGGCCGGCCGGGCTGGCTCGGCCGGGCCCTCAAGGAGTACCGCGTCCTGCTCCTCGACCAGCGCGGCACCGGCCACAGCACACCCGCCAACCGCCAGACGCTCCCACTGCGCGGCGGTCCGGCCGAACAGGCCGACTACCTCACGCATTTCCGCGCCGACTCGATCGTCCGCGACTGCGAGGCCATCCGCGCCGAGCTCACCGGCGGCAAGCCCTGGACCGTCCTCGGACAGAGCTTCGGCGGCTTCTGCGTCACCAGCTACCTGTCCCTCGCCCCCGAGGGCCTGGCAACGGCCGTGATCACCGGCGGTCTGCCCGCCCTGGACGCCCACGCCGACGACGTCTACCGGGCCGCCTACCCGCGCATCGAACGCAAGGTCGCCGCCCACTACGCCCGCTACCCGCAGGACACCGAGCGCGCCCGCCGCATCGCCGACCACCTGCTGCACCACGACGTGGTCCTGCCGAACGGCTACCGGCTCACCGTCGAGGCCTTCCAGTCGCTCGGCATCGTCCTGGGCACCGGCGACGGCACCCACCGCCTGCACTACCTCCTGGAGAACGCCTTCGTCCGCACCCCGCAGGGCTCCACGCTCTCCGACGCGTTCCAGGAGCAGGTGCAGGCCATGCTCTCCTACGCCCGCCATCCGCTGTACGCACTGGTCCACGAGTCGATCTACGGCCAGGACGACCGGCCCACGGCCTGGTCCGCCGAGCGGGTCCGCGCCGAGTTCCCGCAGTTCGACGCCGCCAAGGCCCTCGCGGGCGACGAGCCGCTCCTGTTCACCGGAGAATCGATTCACCCCTGGATGTTCGACTGCGACCCGGCGCTGCGCCCGCTGCGTGAGACCGCCGACCTGCTCGCCGCCCGCACCGACTGGACACCGCTGTACGACCCTGCCCGCCTCGCCACCACCACGGTGCCGGTCGTGGCGGCGGTCTACCACGACGACATGTACGTCGACACGGCCCACTCCCTGCGCACCGCCCGCACGATCCGGGGCCTGCGCACCTGGATCACGGACGAGTTCGAGCACGACGGCATCCGCACCGGCGGCCCCCGCGTCCTCGACCGGCTGCTGACGCTCGTGCGGGGCGAGGCCTGA